The nucleotide window AACATGATCTGGTCGCCTGGATTTCCTGTGTGTCAGAATGAGACCGTACCAGTCCAGATGATGTACCAGGAGAAGAAGCTTCCCTACAACTACATTGCTGACCATGATTTGCAGATCCTGGAGCTGCCCTATGTGGCTGAGGAGCTCAGCATGTTCATTCTGCTGCCTAAGGAGTCCTCAGACCCTCTGCTGAAGGTACACAGCCTAGAAACATGCTTACTTACTTTATTAAATTTGATCATTTAACAGACAGCTCCTGATTTCATgtataaaatgaatttaaatatgagcaaaacaaatatgacaaaatgtaTTAACTGTGTTCCAGCTGGAGAAGGAGCTAACACAGGAGAGACTGAATGAATGGACCGACAGGAAAAACATGAGCACCTATTCAGAAGTTGTCCTTCACCTGCCAAAGTTCAAGCTGGAGGAAGACTACGAGCTGAATGAACCTCTGGCTAAACTGGGTATGAAGGACGTGTTCTGTGCAGGAAGAGCTGACCTGTCTGGCATGAACGGTGAAGGGGGGCTCTTCCTGTCTACGGTGGCCCACAAGGCCTTTGTGGAGGTGAATGAGGAGGGCACAGAGGCCGCTGCAGCCACAGATGCTGTGATCACCGCTTATTGTTATATACCGGACACACACTTCAGAGCAGATCAccccttcctcttcttcatcagaCACAATAAGACCAAGTCCATCCTGTTCTTTGGCAGATTCTCATCTCCTCAGTAGAcagaagcagcagaggaagatgaTGTTGCAATTCCAATAAATAAATCTCTGAAATAAAGGACACTGAGTTTTGTGTTGTGATGTTTTGCTaattataaaactgtatttttcacTGAAATATTTAACTACTTATCAGACACGTTTGTGTACCTTCtataaaatattttgcttttcAAAAGAGATGGTACTTCTATAAAAGCACAAGTTCTAGTAGGTGGAAAGGCCCCAGCAATGCTgaaaaatatatacagttattacagcagcatatttttcagggaaggccttttatgttacagtatacTAAACTGCATGCTGCAGCTATTACAGCCACAATGACAAATGAACAGTTAGAATCcaatatcacaaaaaaaatctagcaGCTACTCTTGTCACATGTTTACAGACTTGTTAAAAGATGAGGGAATGTTTCACAGTGGCAAACACGACTCTGTGCCAACA belongs to Oreochromis niloticus isolate F11D_XX linkage group LG17, O_niloticus_UMD_NMBU, whole genome shotgun sequence and includes:
- the LOC109194477 gene encoding leukocyte elastase inhibitor, with product MPESVKTLKDVSRLTEALSFSSGEGVHADFQKLNADINSPSASYILKLANRLYGENTAHFLPDFLEATQKYYQADLKAVDFIGAPEACRAEINSWVEQQTENKIKDLLKPGTVNADTRLALVNAVYFKGNWRNPFDEANTKEMPFKIRQNETVPVQMMYQEKKLPYNYIADHDLQILELPYVAEELSMFILLPKESSDPLLKLEKELTQERLNEWTDRKNMSTYSEVVLHLPKFKLEEDYELNEPLAKLGMKDVFCAGRADLSGMNGEGGLFLSTVAHKAFVEVNEEGTEAAAATDAVITAYCYIPDTHFRADHPFLFFIRHNKTKSILFFGRFSSPQ